In the Dermochelys coriacea isolate rDerCor1 chromosome 23, rDerCor1.pri.v4, whole genome shotgun sequence genome, CCTCAGGTTAACAAAGGCTGGGGCGTGTTTGTTACTGGTTGATGGAATGACTGACTTTTGCACTGTTTAGGAGGGGTCCTGAGCAGTGTGAGCcacacatttctggggtgcaaggctgggactAAGGGATGCGCAGGTGTCGCCCTGTATCTGTTCGTGAGTGGCTGGGAGAGCACATGTGGGGCACTTTTCTGGGGGGCCGGGGCATGGGCCTGGGGTAGCTGCTTGCCACTAGCAGAGCAGTAAGAGACGTCCAGGGCTGGAGAATTAAGGGGATAGGCACAAAAATGTAGAGTCCTGCTCAAAAGGTCAGAGacttaccaaagaaaataaaagggaaggaCACCGTCTAAGTCCCAAACCTTACTCAACGGAGCAGTATTTGGACCAAGCAGTTTCTCTCACCCCCCGGGTGTTGGAGGCAAGTTACTGTCCTTCATACGCTGGCTTCCCCCTTAAGCTTGGGACCAGCCTCCTCGGTTCAAGTCTTGATCTTCCCAGTGTTCTTGCTGCTTCCagtgtaggtgggggaggagaaaggccaaagcatgatgccactgtcctctattttataccctcagtccctgTGCCTCGCACACACCAGCCCAGACATCACAGAGCGAAGCAATCCCCCCATGGTGTGATGCCTGCACCCCTCGCTGATGAAGGATCATTGAGCACCCACCTGCATGTGGGTCACTGGAGAACTGGCTGTGGCCGACTCCCAGACTTACACCATACTTCAATAATAGCCATGGAGTAAAGTCTTACACGTTAACGATGTACATATCTGGACAGAACAATGGGGTTCAGCACATCATGACCTTTCCTACGATACCTtatatggcatgctttgtatgaaatatcacagcCATCTATGAATGATAGACATGGGGGTTACAGGTACAGCGTATCCCAAGGGGGCAGCGGGCTGGGAGTGGGTAGTTGAGGGGGTACCTGCGCTCTTGTCCAGGAAGTAGGCCAGCAGACAGCGCATGACGGCCTGATGGCAGATCACCAGCACATTCTCCTGCCGCTCCAGCTCCATGATGACGGGCTCCAGCCGCTGCACCAGGTCTTCGTATGACTGAGGACGATTGTGGGGGGGGGCTGATGTCAATGAGAGAGATGCTgcctccctccatctcctccccaccgGCACTGGTTAACAACAATTGTCACCCAAATCCGGCCATAGATTCTACAGTGGCAGGAAGTTCCATGGGCCcattgtgtgtaaaaaaaaaaaaaaaaaaaaaaaaaaaaaatctgcccccTACATCATGGGGCAGGAAGTTCCACAGGCTAAGTGTGTTGCCAAATTCATTCCCTTTAGGAATACCCCACACCAGGAGACCAGTCACTAAACTTCTGGGAACACTtgctggcaaggagttccacagtctgAATGTGTGACTAAACTCATCCCCCTGGCAATGCTCAGTAGCAGTGAGTTCCCCAGATTATTTATGTCTGTCACTGTAATTTGCCTCCAAGATCATGTGGCAGGGAGTTTCATAGGTTACTGACAAGTGAATTGCCCCCCTTCATCCCTCTGATCCCGCTCTAATCAGGGTGCAGAGCACGCCCCTTACCTCCCCTTTCGGGTATCGGTACCGGTACTTGTCTTGATCGCGTAGGGCAAACTCCTCCGGGTGATGGGTCTGGATCTCCTCATAGGACATTTCCTCACAGACGCCCTGAAACACCCCATGCCGTTACACAAGGGTGGCTGGACACCCGGATTCTGTCCCCAcctctgggagggaagggggggatctAGCGGGTTAGAGTGAGGACAGGGGGCGGGGCGGACGCCAGGGTTCTCACCGCATCAATCTCGTTCAGTGCCTTCCACTGCTCGTAGGGCACATGCAGGGCCTCAGCCGTCTGGATCGTCCGCTTCATGTGGCTGGTCCACACCTTAAGCTCCTGGATGTTCTGGCTCTCGACGAAGCTGGCCAAGGCGCAGGAAAActagagggggcagagagggggtgacCCCTGTCCCTCAACTGGGGAGCCCTGGCTCCCCTCCCTGTGTCGCTGCTTCTAGAACGGAAGAGCCCTGATCCCCTGGTAGCAActgccccatcccagccccccaaacctgctTGCtatgggtccccctcccccatccccacttgcTATGGGATACAGTTCTCAAGCCTCCCAAACGTTCACACTATGGGGATGCTGCAATCGCCCCATCCGTGCCCCCCAAGCCCCCTTAAGATGGgtgccagcccccacctgcatGCCATGGGGGGAGAGCCCCGAGTTGCCCCATGCCCCGTCCCCACCTGCTTGCCACGGGGGGAGAGCCCCGAGTCGCCCCCGATGCGCCCCTGCAGGTTGAGCTGGCTCTCGCCGTGCCGGGTGAGGTAGATGGCGCGCGGCGTGACGTGGATGTTCATCAGGTAGTACACGGTGCGACTCTGCACGTGGTCCTGCACCCGGTTCACCAGGTACCGCAGCCCCACGTTGAAGATCTTGATGTAGGACAGGGCtctgtggggggagaagggggtcaGCATACCTGGGTCCCAgcctaggaggggagtggggtctggtggttagagtagggggggctgggagccaggacgcctgggttctctccccactctggGTGGAGGGGGTCTCACCTGTCCAGCTCGTCGTCCAGGGGCTGGTAGTTGAGCTGGTAGCACTCGATGCGCTTGAGGAAatcccccaccacctcctcccgCTTGCAGTCCTTGTAGTCTGGGCTGCTCAGCTTCACTTGCTGCAGGCGGGACACCAGGGAAATGGGCCCAGAGCCGACGGGCTGcaatccccctgccctggggggcgtgggagggggaCGGGGACACCTGGCCGCCCACCTCCCCCTGGGTGTGTGAGTGGGACACCGGGACGCCCGCCTCCCCCTGGGGGGTGTGTGGGACACCGGGACGCCATCCCCCCCCGGggcgtgtgggagggggatggggacacCGGGACGCCCACCTCCCCCTGGGTGTGTGAGTGGGACACCGGGACACCCGCCTCCCCCTGGGGGGGGTGTGGGACACCGGGACACCCGCCTCCCCCTGGGGGGGGTGTGGACACCAGGACGCTCTCGCCCcccggggggggtgtgtgtgggggggagacatACACATTGGGCCACCCACCTCCCTCCAGGTGGGTGTGTGGATTGGATGTGTCGTGGGAGGACACCCCGGGCCACCCACCTTcccatgtgtgtgttgggggggacacacaccgGGCTGCCCGGGTCCCTACGGGGGGGGTGGGGCGGTGTTTCTCTCACTGTGATGTTCTCCTCGATGATATCGGGGTCATCACAGATGGACTCAATGAAAAACACCTGGGAGGGGGGTTAAAGTGGGTCTGACAGTGAGACTGGAGAGCCCAGCACTGCGCACTTCCCCCAgcagtgctcccagcccccccaacacTGCACCCTTCCCCACTGAAAGTGCCCCCAGCCGGACACTTCTCCCCAGCACTGTGAGTTTCCCCACAGTGGAGCCCACAACCAAGGCCCCTGAAGTACTGTGGACTTCCCCTGTAGCAGTGCCTTGGGCCAGACCCATGCCCCCCTCTTTACCTTGTAGCCATGGTCACTGGCAAATTGCAGGATCATGTTCCTTCGCTCCCGTGTTGTGTTGGTGGCGTCAAACACCTGAACATAGGAGCAGGCATGAggccggggtagatgggcccgtgggcccggccggggggaggaagggggagggtccCTCTTACCGCGACCTGTCCTTCCTCGCGGCTCAGGTAAGCGTGGACATCCTTCAGAGCGGCCAGAGCACACtgcctggggggagaggaggggtgagACCCTTACACAtaccccaccctcccccaagcTGTGCTGCAAActtccctccagcagtgcccccagcTCACCCCCTCACCTGCGTATGTGCATGGCCTCCTGGTTATCTGGCCGGAAGAACTCATAGTTTTTGTAGGTCTGCACGGCCTCGCGGCGATACTGCCCCACGTTGAACACTGcggggagagtggggggtgggctgaGGTCCCCATACCCCTCCCCACAGGCCCCTGACAGACACCCACCCTGCCCTCTACTTTCCTGCCACCACAATCAGagaactcccctgccccaccccataaCTCCCTCCACCCAGAGATCTCTGTCCCTGCCAGCTCCACAGACCCCCCCCCTTAGAGCCATCCCAATCTTcacccccccatctcctctgAACCCCAGCCTACCCTTCACCTCACCCTTTGTGGGGATCCCAATCCAGTTCAGGTAGCGGGTCAGCTTCTTGGAGATATAGGTCTTCCCACGGGCTGGCAGCCCCACCAGGATCACCATAGTGGGTGaattggtaaactgaggcacagaggctgtTGTGTGGGGGAGAATGGACACAGTTAGCAAGAGGAATGGGGGGCTAGAGGCCAGACCCCCAAAACAAGCTGCACCCTCAAACCCCCACACCCTGGGCCCTGAACCCCCTAGAGGGACAGGCCCTGGGCtccattccccacctcccttaGCCAGCAAGGAACctgtgccccctagaggggacaggcccaatgccccattcctgcccccctgagccagccagtccctgcccagctccccccacaggCCACCCCCCACTCACACCCCCTGCGCTGGTGCAGCCGGTTGCTGGTGCGCGGGATCCACACTTTCTGCAGCGGCGTCTGGGTGAGCTCCCCCACCTCGGCCGACATCCTGCTCCCTGGGAGCTCGCCAGGCACCTCAGCCCCACAGGCTGTCCCTTGCCCTGGGACTGGCTGGTCTCACCCTCTGGGCAGCCTGccaggggggtggagggagaaggggggaacGATGGACACCAAGATCACTGACCCCCGTGCTGTGTACGCTGCAGATAACACCAATCAccgccccctgagccagccagtccctgccctggggccggatgggagctggcgcccccCAGAGTGGACAggccctgtgccccattcccaACCCCCCTCAGCCAGCAGGCCCATAGCTCTGACTCTGTGCCTGTCCAGACAGTGGGTCCCCTGTGCACTGGCTCCAATCCCCCTACTTCCCGTGCTGATCATCCACATGCCCAGGAGCCCTGCCAGCGTGCCAGGCTTAGGGCCAAAGGCCGATGCCCCCTCACAGAGGGAGGCTAGAGGTCAGGGAGGAcattcccccgcccccagtgcagaatggggcagggggcactTTCCCCAGGCTCTCCAAATCGCCTGCCAATCTGGGGCCCTGGCAGGCCAACACCAAGCGTAAATCTTCCAGCGCTGTCACCCCAAGAGCAGAGCGGACTGGGGGATGTTGGGGAGGGGCTGGATCCCAGCAAAGGACCCTCGCAAGGGGGAAATTGCAGGGGGGACTCTTGGAATTCTCCCTATCTAGGGGACAGGCAAGCAGGCCTAATGCCAATGATGTGGCtggatgcattaaaaaaaaccaccaggctgggcctgctctaaccaccagaccccactcccctcccagagccaaggagagaacccaggagtcctggctcccagtccctccGCCCGCAAACCACTTGACCCAACTCGGGGCAAGTGTATTTTGTCAAGGTCTTTGCTCCCTTACCTGGTATCTTAGCTGGCTTTTGCTCCATGGCTCAGAGGGTCAAGTGGGTTGGagaaggtggggctggggcatgagGGTCGGGGGGGTGTTGGTAGGAGGGCTCAGTCAGCTCCCCATCGACTCAGCGGAAGCAAAACAAACCGGGGAGCTGTTCCAAACAGACCCATGTGCCCCTCTGGAAAGGTCACAGCTAATATTACACCTAGCATGGAGAAAcagtggggctggtgggttagaacgggggggctgggagcccggactcctgggttctctccccggctctgggagggcagcgggggctggtgggttagaacagggggctgggagcccggactcctgggttctctccccggctctgggagggcagcgggggctggtgggttagaacagggggctgggagcccggactcctgggctctctccccagctctgggagggcagcgggggctggtgggttagaacaggggggctgggagcccggactcctgggttctctccccggctctgggagggcagcgggggctggtgggttagaacaggggggctgggagcccggactcctgggttctctccccggctctgggagggcagcgggggctggtgggttagaacagggggctgggagcccggactcctgggttctctccccggctctgggagggcagcgggggctggtgggttagaacagggggctgggagcccagactcctgggctctctccccagctctgggagggcagcgggggctggtgggttagaacaggggggctgggagcccggactcctgggttctctccccggctctgggagggcagcgggggctggtgggttagaacagggggctgggagcccggactcctgggttctctccccggctctgggagggcagcgggggctggtgggttagaacaggggggctgggagcccggactcctgggttctctccccggctctgggagggcagcggtggctggtgggttagaacagggggctgggagcccggactcctgggttctctccccggctctgggagggcagcggtggctggtgggttagaacagggggctgggagcccggactcctgggttctctccccggctctgggagggcagcgggggctggtgggttagaacaggggggctgggagcccggactcctgggttctctccccggctctgggagggcagcgggggctggtgggttagaacagggggctgggagcccggactcctgggttctctccccggctctgggagggcagcggtggctggtgggttagaacagggggctgggagcccggactcctgggttctc is a window encoding:
- the PFKFB1 gene encoding 6-phosphofructo-2-kinase/fructose-2,6-bisphosphatase 1 isoform X1; this translates as MEQKPAKIPASVPQFTNSPTMVILVGLPARGKTYISKKLTRYLNWIGIPTKVFNVGQYRREAVQTYKNYEFFRPDNQEAMHIRRQCALAALKDVHAYLSREEGQVAVFDATNTTRERRNMILQFASDHGYKVFFIESICDDPDIIEENITQVKLSSPDYKDCKREEVVGDFLKRIECYQLNYQPLDDELDRALSYIKIFNVGLRYLVNRVQDHVQSRTVYYLMNIHVTPRAIYLTRHGESQLNLQGRIGGDSGLSPRGKQFSCALASFVESQNIQELKVWTSHMKRTIQTAEALHVPYEQWKALNEIDAGVCEEMSYEEIQTHHPEEFALRDQDKYRYRYPKGESYEDLVQRLEPVIMELERQENVLVICHQAVMRCLLAYFLDKSAEELPYLKCPLHTVLKLTPVAYGCQVESIFLNVEAVNTHRERPQHLPHKSSLLPPYWHYRTNPLASLEPTKWSHLEDLGLTAFSQLGVQNVDVTREPEEALGTVPPHY
- the PFKFB1 gene encoding 6-phosphofructo-2-kinase/fructose-2,6-bisphosphatase 1 isoform X2 yields the protein MEQKPAKIPASVPQFTNSPTMVILVGLPARGKTYISKKLTRYLNWIGIPTKVFNVGQYRREAVQTYKNYEFFRPDNQEAMHIRRQCALAALKDVHAYLSREEGQVAVFDATNTTRERRNMILQFASDHGYKVFFIESICDDPDIIEENITQVKLSSPDYKDCKREEVVGDFLKRIECYQLNYQPLDDELDRALSYIKIFNVGLRYLVNRVQDHVQSRTVYYLMNIHVTPRAIYLTRHGESQLNLQGRIGGDSGLSPRGKQFSCALASFVESQNIQELKVWTSHMKRTIQTAEALHVPYEQWKALNEIDAGVCEEMSYEEIQTHHPEEFALRDQDKYRYRYPKGESYEDLVQRLEPVIMELERQENVLVICHQAVMRCLLAYFLDKSAEELPYLKCPLHTVLKLTPVAYGCQVESIFLNVEAVNTHRERPQNVDVTREPEEALGTVPPHY